agGGAGAAATTGCTGGGTTTGCAAGCTGGGTATGCAGAAAAAGAACCAGTACATGAATATTGTTGCACATCCGATCCTGACTTGATTTATTCAGAAAAAGGACAATTTAATTTACATGGTTGTGGtcttataaacttaattttgtggtttcagcttttgtggttgtcatgattggatactacttgtggtcatgtttggatagcttgtagtaattgtatagaattgtttataaacttaagtgaATGTACACATGTACCGGTTTTTGGTTGAGACAAgatgtatatataaattaaagacaactgatcgaatgtatatatgttgaaaattatttttgtgaATGTATAAATGTTTTACCAGTTTGTGTGCAATAGCCATggttttaaccgttgtgaaaagtacaTATATATAGACATGCAACTGAATgtacaaagacaacgatttttaaccgttgtgaaaagtattctaagacaatggttttaaactaaattttgaagaaagacaaCAGTGTATATGTTGTTAAAAGTATATCTGCGATTAAATTTttgcaaaactggcaattacAATGGTTATATACTGTTGCAGAACtattgtctttggtattaaaagacaacactttaaatccgttgcatgactgttgtctaatgtggtcaaagacaacggttttaaaccgttgtcttttaccgcaCATTTAACAACAGTGTCAGTTACAGCGGGTTTGAAGGGCctatgacaacgatttttaaccgttgtcttttaatgtttttgttgtagtgcaatgGCAGTTGAAGTCATGAACAAGCTTAAAAGAATTGAGAGAGATAGAGAGATACAGTGAGAGAAGCGATGTGATCAAGTAGgtgagaagaaataagagagaagGTAGAATGATCACAGCAAGAATGTAGAGTGTGATCAAAGCAGGAAGACAGAGTGTGATCATAGAAGGAAGGCAAAGTGTGACCAAGGTAAGAAGATAGAGTGTAATCACAGAAAGAAGGCAAAGTGTGATCAAAGCTAGAAGGCAGAATGTGATCAAAGTAGAAAGATAGAGAGATTACAAAAAGGTTCAATGGTGAAGGCAATTATAGGACTTTAGTTTCACTTAAATGATTGTAAACACCTAATCTAGTTTAGTTTCCTATTCTCAATGGTATTTATGTAGGTAGACCATCCTATGGTATCTGATGTGAACTTTTTCTTTTACAACAACATTTAAACCCTAATCATCATCTATCTTCAGAAGGATCATAACTAGTGATCAAAAGCTAAGGGGATCCTGTCACTAGATTCCTCGACCTTTAATTAACCACATTTTTTACTGCGTGATAATGAATTAGGTTTGATCCATTAAGTTCTATGACGGCCTAGGGTTCCTTGCAACATACCAAGTTGCACTTTCGTATCTAACTCTTCGTGTCTCAGTTTTCTATGGGATCAGATTCTCCTTTCAGTTCATCTCCAAATCCTCATGGGATGCGAATCTCGTGCTGTTGGCATCAAGATTGTGTTAATACGATAGATTCAGACCATAAACACATATTTCATCAAACAAGAAACATGTAAGCATATAGATTAAATGAAAAGATGTTCACATATCAAAAGGGCTAATCCCTAAATCCTAGAATCAGGAGAATTACTCCATAATAAAGGAATTACAAACCAAAGACACTAGTAAAAGCATTTATACATATCAAAACAGATAATAGAGATAGAGAAATGCTTAGAGAGAAGATTTTCGATGTCTTCGGAGTGGTTCCCTTGCACTGCAATCGAACGGATCACTGAAGTGAATGAAGATGATTGCTCTAAGATTTCTCTTAAAGAGGGAACCCCTCTTTGAAGGAGGAGGACGAAGTCTTCTAGTCCAAGATTTCTTTTCCAAATGAGGAGAGCTCCTTTTATAGTGTAGAAAGTCGAACATCAAACATGGCTCATGCCGCTAGGAACAGGTGGTCGTGGTTAGGAAGCTGAGCCAAGCACGGGAACCCATGTCCGGATATGGCCATATGGGGTCTtcacttcttgatcttcttccaaTTTTGCTCCGATTTGCGTCTTTgtcaataaaaacaagcaaagaaTAGTTCTCCGATTTAAAAGAAgcacacaaaaatgaaaacatgaATATATGCATATAAAATGGGATAGGATGTCTCCAACTACGataaaatctatataaaatgCACATATATATCAAGAATTTAACATTTAAATATCACTAGGATATATGTCCTTTGTTGCAAGTCTAATTATGTCCTAGGACGCACACCAACACCAAAGATATATTAAACTTAGACAATGGCTTCTTTTATAACATTTGGTACACAGGTAGAAATGAATGTCATACAAGAGACTATAATTGCACAAGAGGCAAAGATATCTGAATTAAAGCAGAAATTGAGGATGATGCGAGAGGTATAGGATCAACGGGATTAGGAGACATGAGGGCATGCCAACAAGATATATATAAGAGATGCTATAACAACCTCATGCAACATCATCCTAGTGGATTACTCTCATATATAGTTTGAGTCGACTCTCACCCACAAAAGTGAAGATGGATCTTCAACTATAGCACATTTTATCAGTTAGTTGGCACTATCATTTGTATGACATGATACTATCTTGTTTTaatcaatttttataatttactaCTCTTTATTTATTAATATGTATTATATGCTATTGAATTTCTAGAGATACGTTTTCAATATCCATTGATATTTATACATTTATTTATGGATAAATTAATATTAATGTGTGGgtaaattaaaatcaatataaattaataattatatattttaaaaaaatatattacacaaaaaaataattgatcagtaatttttttaatcattttccctaaaattataggctatatatatatatatttttataaaaatagttgataaattaataaaaaaacgtctattaattaattaaaattatcaaccaaaaatatatttgtatttaCTGACAAAAgaactaatatttttttaaaatttacttgtcaagtatatatatatatatagatatatatataatcaatgattttaaaaaaaatattgatcatTTGTTTgacagataatttttttaaaaaaaatattaagtttttttttactataatataatatttattattcatGGATTATCAACCCATTAAATTTTCTGACTAGTAATCTATATTTATaggtcaaaataaaaaaatattggtcatttttttattattttttagcttGTAATTCGTGATCTTAAAAAAGTCTCCCATTAAAGAACATATCTTATTACGAGAGCCATATCTTACAAAAGATTATGCCAATTAatgaattaaataataaaaaaaataaaacaatcaaattattttttaatttcagatTTGCTAAATGAAAAAACATAAATACTTTTAAGGTGGAGCTAGTCTATCCCGTTGGAGTATTATCCTGGCTCTGCCTCCGTGATTATCGCTTcagattaaaatataaaattgacTCATTTATAATCAGCTGTTTTAAGCAATCCACATGATAAATGTTGTTCTGGGAACCAGACAAGTGAAATTCTTAACCCATGCATCTTCTTGTCCATATTCCTATTTCGGCGTTCAGTACTCATTTTATAATCTTATTTGTGGTTTATTCTTCTATACCTAATCACAGACTGGGAAGAAGGAATCATTAATTGTCACTCACAAAGAATGGTGCTTGTAACGGTTCTGGCAGCAGCTGCTCCTTGGTCCTTCAATTCCAGCCTTGCGTACAGTGACTTTGGTACATGGTTCCAAATAATTGACGTGCAATGCGAACAACCAATGACGGTGGTAACTGGTAAATTAAATCAGTAGATCGCTATATAATGGATCGGTCTACGTGATAAAGAACACTGGTAGGAGAGAAATTAGAAATGGGTTTCCAAATTGAGAAGATATGGATGGCCATAATGGTGGTGGCCATTTGCCTGAGCAACGGGAGAGTAGAAGCCCATCTCGAAGTCGGATTCTACTCCGGCAGCTGCCCCACGGCTGAGCTCATTGTCAGGGAGGAGGTTGAGAAGGCTCTCACCGAAGACCAAGGCCTCGGCGCAGACCTTCTTAGAATGTTCTTTCATGACTGCTTCACAAATGTGAGTGGCGCACAACGTACCTCTAACACCGTACCTACTGTTCCATTAAGTTTGCATGAACATCAATGTGTGTGTTTTTGTGGCAACTTGATCGATCTAGGGTTGTGATGCTTCGATTCTTCTTGATTCGACGGAGAACAACACCGCGGAGAAGGATGCGAAGGTCAACCTCACCCTCGAGGGATTTGAGATCATCGACCACATGAAGGAGAGGCTGGAGGCGGTGTGCAAAGGAGTCGTCTCCTGTGCTGACATTCTTGCTTTTGCTGCAAGAGATAGCGTGGTTCATGTAATCACCCTTATCGATACGATGCGTACCTTCTTGAATTTTATATATTCTCATTAAATATGTATTAAGCTTTATTAAATAATGGAACAGTACGGAGGAGTTCACTTCAAAGTCGCAGGAGGAAGAAGGGACGGAAGAGTGTCCAGCTCAGCTGATGCAAGCATTCTCCCTTCATCGGATCACAACCTTAGCCATCTCACTAAATTATTTATCTCGAGAGGATTGAGCCAAAGTGACATGATTATTCTCTCAGGTTCCAACGTATACTAAACTATATAACAAATTGTTTGATCATTGTAAAATTACTTCAATATGAAGCAAACTGTAATGTGTAGATCGTACAGCTATGCATTAACACTAATTAAAACACGGCCTAAATTATGATTTGATGCAGGGGCGCACACAGTAGGCATCGCCCACTGCGACGCCTTCGCCGAGCGGCTCTACGATGTACACGCCGATGGATACGAGGCGATGGACGAGAAGTACGCAGCTCATCTGCGGCAGCAATGCCCACCGGGAAGCAACAACACGGTGGTGTTGAACCCGCACAGCCCATACGTTTTCGACAACCGCTACTACAAGAACCTGCTCAGCCGCCATGGCCTCTTGGTCTCCGACAGAACCCTCCTCTCTACACACGGCACCATGACGCAAGTCAAGCGCTACGCCTCCAACTACAAGCGCTTCCAGCGCAAGTTCGCCGACGCCATGTTCAAGCTCGGCGAAATGGACGTCCTAACTGGCGCCGATGGCGAGATCCGAGCCAATTGCAGAGCCATCAACTAATCGTGACagtgaattaaaaaattccatgaTTTAAGCTGCTCAGACAGTTATCCTTCCTTTTCAGTATATGGTGTTGTTTTATGTGTTCTATATAAAATTGTGCCGTGCATGCCCGAATCCATGAATACATGTCAGAGAATGTTTCCGAATTCCAACATTTAATGTTTGTGTGTTAAACATTGTTACGGTGTTTTGCAAAATTTGTCGTGTTTGACTGTTTGTGTGTTAAACATTTTTATGGTGTTTTGCAAAATTTGTCGTGTTTGACTGTTTGTGTGTTAAACATTTTTATGGTGTTTTGCAAAATTTGTCgtgtaatattaattattttggaCTAATTGTCGTACACGCGTCAGGATAAGGTACGAGTGATGTAGAACAAGTGCCAATGGGAGGCTGTTGGCCTTCCCATGTGATTATATTCCCTGTATCAAACTGatttgtttttttataaaattatggaaaattaaatcGTAAATGATGATTTGCTTACTAGAATTTTATGAGGTCGAAATTCTGTGGACCTCACTTTCAAAATAATAAGTTAGTTACAATATTTATGTTGGTATGGTCAAGTAGTAGTTTAAAGTGCTATCGCGACAAAATTGATTCACCGTAGAATATATGCCAATTAATCCAATTAAATTGTTAGCTAACATATCACAATCAATCTGTGTTAAATCAGTTGCACGTGTAAGAAACTGACAGTACTTATGTTGGTATGCCTGTTGTCATTGTCATCTCCTACTGTTGCTATGAATTTCGACGTCGATATAtattttctgtcgatttcggCATCGACATTATTTTCTACCGACTTCGACGCCGACACTAGTTTCTGCCGATTTTGGCACCGATGTCCTATGCTGTTAATTTCGACGTCGACGCTCTTTTCTACCGATTTCGGTGTTGAAGCCCTAAGTTGTCGATTCTGACACTGACGCCCTTTTCTATTGATTTTGACACCGACACCCTGTGCTACTGATTTTTATATTTGACATCTTTTTCTGCCTCAGATTCTTTGTGTGATCACGGGTCATCCTGACATCAGTTTTTTGCGGATCATACAAATGtgtatccttacagtttggttattTTGAGAATTATTTGTTCTGTCATCATGCCTGGTCGTGCAAATGCTTCATGGAAATCGAATTCATATATGtttgagcagtttcaacagttccttgcttcacatccctctgccatgtcagcttcctctcatatatgTTTGTCGTCGTCtggtatttcaggtatatcttcatccttgtggattttggactctggtgcctcccatcatatgtcatccaatttgttatcgtttattttttttctcccagtttatctatatctattgtgactgctgatggtactcctatgtcattagtaggtgttggttcaattgttacatcttatttatctcttactaatgtttattatatttcgaatcttactttaaattttatttcagttagttaattatgtgagtctggatacctagtttcttttacttcattcaattgttatgttcaggatctGTAATCTCAGAGGATGATTGGGGCATGCCATAagcaaggaggactctatgttttagatcaactcaaattaccagaagt
This window of the Zingiber officinale cultivar Zhangliang chromosome 3B, Zo_v1.1, whole genome shotgun sequence genome carries:
- the LOC121968466 gene encoding peroxidase 5-like, translated to MGFQIEKIWMAIMVVAICLSNGRVEAHLEVGFYSGSCPTAELIVREEVEKALTEDQGLGADLLRMFFHDCFTNGCDASILLDSTENNTAEKDAKVNLTLEGFEIIDHMKERLEAVCKGVVSCADILAFAARDSVVHYGGVHFKVAGGRRDGRVSSSADASILPSSDHNLSHLTKLFISRGLSQSDMIILSGAHTVGIAHCDAFAERLYDVHADGYEAMDEKYAAHLRQQCPPGSNNTVVLNPHSPYVFDNRYYKNLLSRHGLLVSDRTLLSTHGTMTQVKRYASNYKRFQRKFADAMFKLGEMDVLTGADGEIRANCRAIN